CTCCCGCCTTAATGCCGGCAATCTCATCGACGGCGTTTAAGAGGCTCTGTGCGCCCTTGATGTAACAGGCTGTGCCCGTGCACACCACGCACGTGTGTTCGCCGGGTGGCTTCAGGCTGAAGAAGTGATAGAAGGTGGCAACGCCGTAAACCTTGCTGTATGGAACCCGCAATGCGACGGCAACATAGCGAAGCGCGTCATCCGTAAGGAAACCAAACGTCTCCTGCACCGTATGAAGCACTTCGATCAGGGAACTTGACTCATGGCCGTGCCGCCGCATAGCCCCTTCGACAATCTTCCAACGACGATCGTCAGACGGTGGCGAAGCTTTGGCTTGGAACCCCTGCATTCGTATCTCCTTATGATTCAGACCGCCCGGAACCATGCTCGCTCTCGCGAAGAGAGGCATGATGCAGTGGCAGGTGCACCACACCGCGTGCGCGAGCACACGATGGATGCTGCACTTGCTGCTGCATGCGCAGAACCGGAACGTCTGGAAATAAACAGGAATAAAGGCGGCACACATTCAACCGGACGGCCGTGTGCGGCAGGTAAACGCAATGGACTCGGTTATTCACGCGGAAGCCTTTCCCGCGCGCAGAGCTACTCGAACATCGGCTTACTCTGAACGGGACTGTCGGATCAGTACCAACACATATCAGTTTACGCGGACACGAAAAACGCCGATGTGATGGGGCTCACGTCGAGATGTGGTATTTCCTGAATCTGGCATCGAAACTTAACAAATCCGGGGTAGCTGTTCTCCGCTCAACATGTCAACAATGCGGGTTGTGCCTATGCGGCTGCGCATGCTAACAAAACCGGAACTGCCCTCGGTCACGCGACCGATCTGTGCAGCGCCTTCACCATCTCGCGCATTGCGCAGCACGTTCAAAGCCTGCTCCGCCTCGTCTTGCGGAACGAAGACAACGAACCGTCCTTCGTTGGCAAGATACAACGGGTCAAAGCCCAACAACTCGCATGCGCCACCTACATCTTCGCGCACCGCGATCTTTGTCTCCTCAATCGAAATATCACGGGCGGACGACTCGGCGATCTCGATCAGCGTCGTGCCAAGCCCACCGCGCGTCAGGTCGCGGAGGCAGTGCACATCAATGCCGCTCTCGATCAGCTTCATCACCGTTCCCGACACGGGTGCGCAATCGCTTTCAATCGTGCTCTCGAATTCCAATCCCTCGCGCACCGCCATGATCGCGATGCCGTGCCGCCCGATGTCGCCGCTCACCAGCACGGCGTCTCCAGCGCGCACAGCCGATGGCGCAATCGTCAGCTTGTGCTCAATCACGCCAATGCCGGCCGTGTTGATGAACACTCCGTCGCCCTTGCCCTTATCAACGACCTTCGTGTCGCCGGTCACGAGTTGCACGCCCGCCGCTTCCGCCGTGTGCTTCAAACTCTGCACCACGCTCCACAGCGTCTCCATAGGGAGACCTTCTTCCAGGATGAGCCCGCAACTCAGGTAGAGAGGACGCGCACCGCACATCGCAAGGTCGTTCACGGTTCCGTTGACCGCAAGGCTTCCGATATCTCCACCGGGGAAGAAAAGTGGCCGCACTACATAAGAGTCCGTGGTGAATGCCAACCGCGCATCTCCAACGTTGAACACGGCACCGTCGTGGTGCGGTTCCGCCAAGGGGCTTGAGAATGCCGGCAGGATCATCTTCTCGATCAGGTTATGCATCAGCTTTCCACCGCCGCCGTGCGCAAGCGTGATTGTTGGATAATCGCTGATCGAAATGGGACAACTCAAACTGAACTCTTTAGGAGCCGACATCTTCTATACCTTCCCTGCGGCCTTGGACTGCACTTCCATGCGCCGGTAACGGTAGTACGCAGCGCACGCGCCTTCGTTCGATACCATCGGCGCGCCCAGCGGTTTTTCCGGCGTACATATGACGCCGAAGGCAGGGCACTCCGCCGGTTTCTTCACGCCGCACAGCACTTCGCCGCTGATGCATTCGGAACTCTCTTCGGCGGTGTACTCCGTTAATCCAAACTTCAATTCCGCATCGTATTCTGCAAACTCAGGACGCAGCCCCAGTCCGCTCGCGGGGATTTCGCCAACACCGCGCCACTTGCGCGCCACGACCCGGAACACTTTACCAATCAACTCCTGTGCCCCGCGATTTCCCTGCCGCCTTACAGAGCGCGTGTACTGGTTCTCGACCTCGGCGCGGCCCTCTTCGAGTTGCGTGACGCACATCAGGATCCCTTGCAGAATGTCCAGCGGCTCGAAGCCCGTCACCACGATAGGCGCTTTGTACTTGGCCGCAATCGGGTAGTACTCTTCGAACCCCATGACGGTACAAACGTGTCCAGCCGCCAGGAAGCCCTGCACGCGATTCTCTGGCGACCCCAGGATCGCTTCCATGGCAGGCGGGACCAGCACGTGCGACACCAGGATCGAGAAGTTCTTAATGCCCTCCTGCTTCGCCTGGTGCACGGCCATCGCATGAGCTGGAGCGGTTGTCTCAAAGCCCACGGCGAAGAAGACTACCTGCTTGTCCGGATTTTCTTTCGCGATCTTCAGCGCATCCATAGGCGAATAGAGAATGCGCACATCGCCGCCACGCGCCTTCACTTCGAACAGATCGCGTTCGCTTCCAGGAACGCGCAGCATGTCTCCAAAGGAGCAGAAGATAACCTCTGGCCGCCCCGCGATAGCGATCGCTTTGTCGATCAGTTCCAGAGGCGTCACG
This DNA window, taken from Clostridia bacterium, encodes the following:
- the hypD gene encoding hydrogenase formation protein HypD, giving the protein MKFVTEYRDAAAAAEYAAAITRVTTRPWTIMEICGGQTHSIVKFGIDELLPKKITLVHGPGCPVCVTPLELIDKAIAIAGRPEVIFCSFGDMLRVPGSERDLFEVKARGGDVRILYSPMDALKIAKENPDKQVVFFAVGFETTAPAHAMAVHQAKQEGIKNFSILVSHVLVPPAMEAILGSPENRVQGFLAAGHVCTVMGFEEYYPIAAKYKAPIVVTGFEPLDILQGILMCVTQLEEGRAEVENQYTRSVRRQGNRGAQELIGKVFRVVARKWRGVGEIPASGLGLRPEFAEYDAELKFGLTEYTAEESSECISGEVLCGVKKPAECPAFGVICTPEKPLGAPMVSNEGACAAYYRYRRMEVQSKAAGKV
- the hypE gene encoding hydrogenase expression/formation protein HypE, which encodes MSAPKEFSLSCPISISDYPTITLAHGGGGKLMHNLIEKMILPAFSSPLAEPHHDGAVFNVGDARLAFTTDSYVVRPLFFPGGDIGSLAVNGTVNDLAMCGARPLYLSCGLILEEGLPMETLWSVVQSLKHTAEAAGVQLVTGDTKVVDKGKGDGVFINTAGIGVIEHKLTIAPSAVRAGDAVLVSGDIGRHGIAIMAVREGLEFESTIESDCAPVSGTVMKLIESGIDVHCLRDLTRGGLGTTLIEIAESSARDISIEETKIAVREDVGGACELLGFDPLYLANEGRFVVFVPQDEAEQALNVLRNARDGEGAAQIGRVTEGSSGFVSMRSRIGTTRIVDMLSGEQLPRIC
- the hoxE gene encoding bidirectional hydrogenase complex protein HoxE, with translation MQGFQAKASPPSDDRRWKIVEGAMRRHGHESSSLIEVLHTVQETFGFLTDDALRYVAVALRVPYSKVYGVATFYHFFSLKPPGEHTCVVCTGTACYIKGAQSLLNAVDEIAGIKAGETTKDGKLSLLTARCLGACGLAPAIVYDGEVGGKATADSVKERVRTYMQSETVATGVGA